DNA from Strigops habroptila isolate Jane chromosome 6, bStrHab1.2.pri, whole genome shotgun sequence:
gtaaaagtgagaaaactcatgggttgagataaaggcagtttaataggtaaagcaaaagccacgcACACAACCAAAGCAAcataaggaattcattcaccacttcccatctccaggacagcagggctccatcacacgtaatggttacttgggaagacaaacaccatcactccaaaagttcccccctttcttcttcccccagctttatatgctgagcatgacccCGTATGATCTGGAATATCTtttgggtcagttggggtcagctgtcctgccTATGTCCACTCCCAGCTTCTTCTGCACCTCCAGCCTCCTCATTGGTGCATGGTATGAGGAGCAGAACAACTCTTgactctgtgcaagcactgctcagcagtaacaaaaacatccctgtgttaccaacagtttccagcacaaacccaagACACAGCCCCgtaccagctactgtgaagaaaattaactctatcccagccaaaaccagaccACTCAAGTTAACACTGGAGTAATTTAAGTATTCAGATGAACATCACCACTGAGATTAACCTGAGCTTGCTTTAACCCCTGGCCCTATAGGGTCCCATAGCCAGAAGAACCCTCTCACTTATGCTGAAGTCTGTGCCTCCTCCCTCAGCATTGCCCTGTTACAGCACAGTGCTCCTGAGGCTGTACAGGGCTGTGTACCTGTGTGCAGCAAAGGGAGAATAGCAGAAAAGACTCTTGCCtatctgcaaaacctcagccaagCTCGTCTTCATTACAGCAACATAGTGCTGGTGCATGTGAGAGCAGCCATGCACCAAAGACAAGAGTTGATTGCCTCTGCTTATTCAAGATGTTACTCTAATAATGCATACAATTCTCCTGCAGTCTACAGAGCACCTTCTAAGCTGTATTTCGTAGGGGGATTAAAGACAGCAGTAATTCCTGGCATTATGGTTGTGCCTCATAATTCAACAATACTCCTCCAGGGGCTGCAATAACTCGTATTGCCCCTGAGGCAGGTTAAATATTGCCCCCATTTCTCATCACAAGTCAGAGATGGCACTTCCAGAAACTCtaggaaaatgttcttttggCACAGCGGGTTTAGGGAGGGAAACAGGCTTATATGGACAGGTGGCAATTAAAATTACCCAGTTTCATACTCATGCTCCTTAGTGCTGGTTGTGCAGGCTTCCCCTGAAATAACAACCCTGGAAACACAAAGGTATGGTTCAGGGAGATTTTAGCACTTTGAACCCAactatattattatttttaaaactagatGTTTTCTATTTGGACCCCAGTTACCAGCATCAAACTGCACCCAACCTAGAAGAGAATTAAGGGAAACAGACTGTGCAGGATATAGCTTACTCTGGTACGCTCTTTGTCTTCATTGCCATGGTCCCACATTAAAAGCTTCTTGTTTTATagtatttacattaaaaaacaaaacccaaacccagcctGGAAACTGCAGTCATTGAACAACTTCGGTATTCATGGGGTGACCACAAGACACACTTGCAAGGGGACGCTCTTAGGATGATTTCCATCGCAGGGTAGAGCACACCTTATGGATCACATACACCAGGGTAGCTAAGAATGCAAATACCTATAATGGAAAAACACATCAGCCAGTTAACTTTTTATTACAAGGTATGTGTTCCTGCTCTAAGCAAACACGTCATGATGCATGATATTTCTATTGACTCTCACATGTCTGGAGAGTTCCCCCTCAATGTATGGTCCATCCAgcttctctcccccatccctgaATGGTTGGTGCAAGTAAAGATTTTCCCTTGAGGCTGCTCCACAGTCACCTCCTTGCCTTCCTTCGCCCGCTTGCCAGGCACTCACCACTGCAGCAATGTTCTCCCGGTGCCCGGCCACTAACGGGTCAACGAAGTGAACGATATGGGTAGCGTAGGCCTCCAATACAGCAGCACTGAGGTagaacagagctgctgttgACTGGCAGATGACATCCTAAGAAACAAGGATCCCACAGTCATTTCCAAGGAAGGAACACACtgagaaggggggaaaaaaaggaagccaCACAAGCAAGCCCCAGCCTGTGCAGTAGCAGGAAAGGAGACGATTATCCACCAGTGACACCGGGGAGAAGAGAGGCCCTGAGGTTTGCCACATCCACTTACCAAGGTgacccaggagctgctgcccctaTGCACACTGCAGATGTAGAGGCACAGGAGGATGGTGGACATGatgaagcaaaacacagagaCAAACATCACCCAGCCTTGCAGCATGGGGATCGGGACCTTCGAGGATGCCACCAGGATCCAGACAAGGCCCCCAaagatctgaaaatgaaaggggGAGAGAGGGTGAGCATGGGATAAATGGGCTTATCCAGGGCAGAGCCAAAAGCAGTGCATACCTCTGGCACTAGCACTGCACATGGCAATATCCCAGGGGTGCCTTTATCAAATTCCCAGCCTTCAGTTGAATCTGGGAATTTAGCTTGGAGCGTCTGCCTCCGATGGTGACCCAAAAGAAGCCTCTCTGTAACCCCACCTCTTGGTGTCACTGCCCACATCGGTGTGCACAGGAGGCTGGTTTTGATGAACAGGGAGGCTTGTTTCAGAAGGACATATTTGGTTCACACCTGGTGTGGTAGATCCCTGAAAGGAGTGGTGTCAAACCCAGCCGACCTGCACAAACAGCATGGCCTTAGTGAAGGCCACATGTAAACGTTACCCTGAAAGGACAGAGAACAGGTTGAAAGGAGGTAATATGGCCAGTTTTACTCTCTGGGATTTTCTATTGATGCTTTCATACACCATGTCCAATGCTAAGAACGTCTGAGCTGCAAGTGGTGTCTTTGCACCAAAATGCACTTAGCAGCTTTTCTCTGCTACAAATCAGTCCAGTTATTTCTAGAACCTGTGCAAAGTTTAGTCTACGCAGTATTTTATGATGAGGAGCTCCTCAGTTGAACCCACACTGTGGAGAAAGGGGACCTATCCCTCATCACTGACTGGTCTTGCATTTGCAGGCAAACCTCCAGAGGTAAGAGAGCCTCACTGACTGTAAGATCATTCTGATCACCAGTGTGGCCCAGGCCAGCTTTTGCCGGCATCCAAGCGCCTACTCATACAAATCACACAACTCAATAGAAAGGCATTGGAGGCATTCTGCAAGTGGGAAAAAAGTTTCAGATTTATGATACTCAAAAAATGCCACATCATTTGTGGCACCCCACATTTGTAGGAAAGTTCATTGATTCCATTACA
Protein-coding regions in this window:
- the MAL gene encoding myelin and lymphocyte protein isoform X2; amino-acid sequence: MSSPGSTTSLPSGLAVLRTFPDVLFIPEIIFGGLVWILVASSKVPIPMLQGWVMFVSVFCFIMSTILLCLYICSVHRGSSSWVTLDVICQSTAALFYLSAAVLEAYATHIVHFVDPLVAGHRENIAAVVFAFLATLVYVIHKVCSTLRWKSS
- the MAL gene encoding myelin and lymphocyte protein isoform X1, which translates into the protein MSSPGSTTSLPSGLAVLRTFPDVLFIPEIIFGGLVWILVASSKVPIPMLQGWVMFVSVFCFIMSTILLCLYICSVHRGSSSWVTLDVICQSTAALFYLSAAVLEAYATHIVHFVDPLVAGHRENIAAVVSAWQAGEGRQGGDCGAASRENLYLHQPFRDGGEKLDGPYIEGELSRHVRVNRNIMHHDVFA